In Oreochromis aureus strain Israel breed Guangdong linkage group 20, ZZ_aureus, whole genome shotgun sequence, the following are encoded in one genomic region:
- the krt5 gene encoding keratin, type II cytoskeletal 5 has protein sequence MSSSRVSTKVVRTSYSGGGGGGGAGGGGGFSSRIGGGGGRASFSSRSVSLAGPVTMSSSSMLRSSMGGGGGGYGSHGGGFSSYSVASGGGGGLGFGGGGGGGGGGFGGGGFGGGGFGGGGFGGGGFGGGGFGSVPLITSVQVNQSLLAPYNLEIDPNIQTVRTQEKEQIKTLNNRFANFIEKVRFLEQQNKMLETKWSLLQEQTTTRSNIDAMFEAYIANLRRQLDGLGNEKIKLESELKNMQGLVEDFKNKYEDEINKRATVENEFVLLKKDVDGAYMNKIELEAKVDALQDEINFLRAIYEAELSELQGQIKDTSVIVEMDNSRNLDMDSIVAEVKAQYEDIANNSRAEAEKWYQSKFQEMQASANQAGDDLRNTKSEIAELNRMISRLQNEIEAVKGQRANLESQIAEAEERGELAVKDAKARIKDLEDALQRAKQDMARQVREYQELMNVKLALDIEIATYRKLLEGEESRIASGGGSATIHVQSTSTSFGGGKSGGGGGGGGGFGGGFGGGFGGGYGGGFGGGLGGGGGLGGGGGLGYGGGISAGGFGSGSTSSVSKSRVSTSYSSRR, from the exons ATGTCGTCGTCTAGAGTGTCCACAAAAGTTGTGCGGACCAGCTAtagtggaggtggtggtggtggtggtgctggtggtggAGGTGGTTTCAGCAGCCGtataggaggaggaggaggaagagcaagTTTTTCCTCAAGATCTGTCAGTCTAGCGGGGCCAGTGACAATGTCATCGTCCTCAATGCTCAGGTCAAGCATGGGTGGCGGCGGCGGCGGTTATGGTTCTCATGGAGGTGGTTTCAGTAGTTATTCTGTTGCCTCTGGTGGTGGCGGTGGTCTTggttttggtggtggtggtggtggtggtggtggcggtTTTGGTGGTGGCGGTTTTGGTGGTGGCGGTTTTGGTGGTGGCGGTTTTGGTGGTGGCGGTTTCGGTGGTGGAGGTTTTGGATCAGTCCCTCTGATCACAAGTGTCCAAGTCAACCAGAGCTTGCTGGCCCCCTATAACCTTGAGATCGACCCCAACATCCAGACTGTCCGCACCCAAGAGAAAGAGCAAATCAAGACTCTCAACAACCGCTTTGCAAACTTCATTGAGAAG GTACGCTTCCTGGAGCAGCAAAACAAAATGCTGGAGACCAAGTGGAGCCTGCTGCAGGAGCAGACCACCACCCGCTCCAACATCGACGCCATGTTTGAAGCTTACATCGCCAACCTGCGCAGACAGCTGGATGGGCTGGGCAATGAGAAGATCAAGCTGGAGTCTGAGCTGAAAAACATGCAGGGACTGGTGGAGGACTTCAAGAACAA ATATGAAGATGAAATCAACAAGCGTGCTACTGTCGAAAATGAATTTGTGCTCCTTAAGAAG GATGTAGATGGAGCCTACATGAACAAAATTGAGTTGGAGGCCAAGGTTGATGCTCTTCAGGATGAAATTAACTTCCTCAGAGCTATCTACGAggct GAACTCTCTGAGCTTCAGGGACAGATCAAGGACACTTCTGTCATTGTGGAGATGGACAACAGCCGCAACCTGGATATGGACtccattgtagctgaagtcaaGGCACAGTACGAGGACATCGCCAACAACAGCCGAGCGGAAGCTGAGAAATGGTACCAGAGCAAG TTCCAGGAGATGCAGGCCAGTGCAAACCAGGCAGGGGATGACCTTCGTAACACAAAGAGTGAGATTGCTGAGCTCAACCGCATGATTAGCCGCCTTCAGAATGAGATTGAGGCAGTCAAGGGACAG CGTGCCAACCTGGAGTCCCAGATTGCTGAGGCAGAGGAGCGCGGTGAGCTGGCTGTGAAGGACGCCAAAGCCCGCATCAAGGACCTGGAAGATGCCCTGCAGAGAGCCAAGCAGGACATGGCCCGCCAAGTCCGCGAGTACCAAGAGCTCATGAACGTCAAGCTGGCTCTGGACATTGAGATTGCCACCTACAGGAAACTGCTGGAAGGAGAGGAATCaag GATTGCCTCTGGTGGTGGAAGCGCAACCATCCATGTGCAGTCCACAAGCACCAGCTTCG GTGGTGGAAAAagtggcggcggcggcggcggcggtggAGGCTTCGGTGGAGGCTTCGGCGGAGGCTTCGGCGGAGGCTACGGTGGCGGTTTCGGTGGCGGCTTGGGTGGCGGTGGCGGCCTGGGCGGCGGTGGCGGCCTGGGCTACGGCGGCGGTATTTCCGCGGGGGGCTTTGGCAGTGGCAGCACCTCTAGCGTCTCAAAATCAAGAGTCAGCACCTCCTATTCCAGCCGCCGTTAA